The nucleotide window CGGCCTCGGCTGCGCCGTCGGCCACGTAGCAGTTGACGCCGACCTTCGGGACCTCGCCCGAGTTCAGCTTCTGCTCGAAGAGATAGGCCTGGCGCGCGACCTCGGCCTGGATGGCGCCCGTCTTCACGGCCTCGACGATGCCGCCCATCCTCTCGACGTGGGCCAGCTCCTCCTGGATCAGGCGCTCCATGTCGTTGGTCAGCGCCTCGACGTAGTACGAGCCGCCGAGCGGGTCGGCGGTGTCCGCGGCGCCGCTTTCCTCCGCGCAGATCTGCATCGTGCGCAGCGCGATGAGCTGCGCCTTCGCCGACGGGATCGTGTACGCCTCGTCGTACGTCGGCAGCGCCATCGTCTGCGCACCCGAAAGCGCGGCCGCGAGCGCGATGTACGCGCCGCGCACGATGTTGTTCTCCGGCTCCTGCATGGTGAACGCGGAGCCGCCACCGCCGATGAGGCTGCGGAACGCCCACGACTTCGGATTCTGGGCTCCGAAGTGCTCGCGCAGCATCCGCGCGTAGAGCCGACGGCCGGCGCGGAACTTGCCGACCTCCTCGAAGATCTTGCCCCAGGCCGTGAAGTTGAACGAGATGCGCGGCGCGAAGTCGTCCACCGCCATCCCGCGCGCGAGCATCAGCTCGACGTACGCCTTCGCAATCGCGAGGCCGTACGCCATCTCCTGCGCCGTCGTGCAGCCCGCCTCGCGGATGTGGTAGCCGCACACCGACACCGGGTTCGAGCGCGGATAGTGCTTCGCCGAGAACTCGATGAGATCGGCGACGAGCCGGAGCGACGGCTCCACCGGGTAGACCCACGTGCCGCGCGCCACGAACTCCTTGAGGATGTCGTTCTGCGGCGTCGTCACCACGCGGGCCGCGGCGGCGCCCTGCATCCCGGCGACGGCGTAGTACATCGCGGTGATCGGCGCCGCCATGCCGTTGATCGTGAGCGACACGCTCACGCGGTCGAGCGGGATGCCCGCAAAGGCCTGCTCCATGTCGGCCAGGGTGTCGATGGCCATCCCGACCCGGCCCACCTCGCCTTCCGCGCGCGGGTCGTCGGAGTCGAGACCGAGCTGCGTCGGGAGATCGAAGGCGACGTTGAGCGCGTCCTGGCCGTGGGCCATGAGGTACTTGAAGCGCGCGTTCGTCTCGGCCGGCGTGCCGAAGCCGATGTACTGGCGCATGGTCCACAGGCGCTCGC belongs to Candidatus Methylomirabilota bacterium and includes:
- a CDS encoding methylmalonyl-CoA mutase family protein: MMREVILHAGIPVKPVYGPEDLAGRDFERDIGRPGEYPYTRGIHPRMYRERLWTMRQYIGFGTPAETNARFKYLMAHGQDALNVAFDLPTQLGLDSDDPRAEGEVGRVGMAIDTLADMEQAFAGIPLDRVSVSLTINGMAAPITAMYYAVAGMQGAAAARVVTTPQNDILKEFVARGTWVYPVEPSLRLVADLIEFSAKHYPRSNPVSVCGYHIREAGCTTAQEMAYGLAIAKAYVELMLARGMAVDDFAPRISFNFTAWGKIFEEVGKFRAGRRLYARMLREHFGAQNPKSWAFRSLIGGGGSAFTMQEPENNIVRGAYIALAAALSGAQTMALPTYDEAYTIPSAKAQLIALRTMQICAEESGAADTADPLGGSYYVEALTNDMERLIQEELAHVERMGGIVEAVKTGAIQAEVARQAYLFEQKLNSGEVPKVGVNCYVADGAAEADHAVELYAFDQTVADAQIAKLKKIRSERDDRAARAALS